From one Halosimplex rubrum genomic stretch:
- a CDS encoding formyltransferase family protein — MKLAGMASNRGRNLLNIADRAPGGAEFSVILTNDADAPVLDAAAERGIPTEVVERDEGEDRRDHEARVLDALSGYDFELVTLDGYMRLLSERFLDEAPTTLNVHPSLLPAFPGMDAWGDALDYGADVVGCTVHVVTDAIDDDGEIVEEEVDGGPVVTQEPIPVYEGDDEDDLKDRVLYEGEFKAYPRAVKYFAEDRVSVDFDANRASVEGTSGGDLPARLFSSEDRAADLRYGENPHQDAAVYADSTVEEASVVGADQRNEGAKALSYNNYNDADGALNLIKEFDEPAAAVIKHTNPAGCATADTLADAYADALATDPKSAFGGIVALNRECDEATAAQIIDSFKEVVIAPGYTDAALETLFEKDNLRVLDVSDEIGRTGSSGRPDSYDVTETLTEKKLVGGRLVQERDTQSLTADDLEVVTEREPTDEQVEAMLFAWQTIKHVKSNAIVFAKGTETVGVGAGQVSRVDAVEIADMKAEKDAEGKDAEGAVMASDAFFPFPDGIEKAAEAGIEAVIQPGGSKNDDIVTEAADEHDIAMVMTGQRAFRHD; from the coding sequence ATGAAACTCGCAGGGATGGCGAGCAACCGCGGGCGGAACCTGTTGAACATCGCGGACCGCGCCCCCGGGGGCGCCGAATTTTCGGTTATCCTCACGAACGACGCCGACGCGCCCGTCCTCGACGCGGCGGCCGAGCGCGGGATCCCGACGGAGGTCGTCGAGCGCGACGAGGGCGAGGACCGCCGCGACCACGAGGCGCGCGTCCTCGACGCCCTCTCGGGCTACGACTTCGAGTTGGTGACCCTGGACGGCTACATGCGCCTGCTGTCCGAGCGGTTCCTCGACGAGGCGCCGACGACGCTGAACGTCCACCCCTCGCTGCTCCCCGCGTTCCCCGGCATGGACGCCTGGGGCGACGCGCTGGACTACGGCGCGGACGTGGTCGGCTGTACCGTCCACGTCGTCACCGACGCCATCGACGACGACGGCGAGATCGTCGAGGAAGAAGTCGACGGCGGCCCCGTCGTCACGCAGGAGCCGATCCCCGTCTACGAGGGCGACGACGAGGACGACCTCAAGGACCGCGTCCTCTACGAGGGCGAGTTCAAGGCCTACCCGCGCGCCGTGAAGTACTTCGCCGAGGACCGCGTGAGCGTCGACTTCGACGCGAACCGGGCGTCGGTCGAGGGGACGAGCGGCGGCGACCTCCCCGCGCGGCTGTTCAGCTCCGAGGACCGCGCCGCGGACCTGCGCTACGGGGAGAACCCCCATCAGGACGCCGCGGTCTACGCCGACAGCACGGTCGAGGAGGCCAGCGTCGTCGGCGCCGACCAGCGCAACGAGGGCGCGAAAGCGCTGTCGTACAACAACTACAACGACGCCGACGGCGCGCTGAATCTCATCAAGGAGTTCGACGAGCCCGCCGCCGCCGTCATCAAGCACACCAACCCCGCTGGCTGTGCGACCGCCGACACGCTGGCCGACGCCTACGCCGACGCGCTCGCGACCGACCCCAAGAGCGCCTTCGGCGGCATCGTCGCGCTCAACCGCGAGTGCGACGAGGCGACCGCCGCACAGATCATCGACTCGTTCAAGGAGGTCGTCATCGCGCCCGGCTACACCGACGCCGCTCTGGAGACGCTGTTCGAGAAGGACAACCTCCGCGTGCTGGACGTGAGCGACGAGATCGGCCGGACCGGCTCGTCCGGCCGCCCTGACTCCTACGACGTGACCGAGACGCTCACCGAGAAGAAGCTCGTCGGCGGCCGGCTCGTCCAGGAGCGCGACACCCAGTCGCTCACCGCCGACGACCTCGAAGTGGTCACCGAGCGCGAGCCGACCGACGAGCAGGTCGAGGCGATGCTGTTCGCCTGGCAGACCATCAAACACGTCAAGTCGAACGCCATCGTCTTCGCGAAGGGGACCGAGACCGTCGGTGTGGGGGCCGGCCAGGTCTCCCGCGTCGACGCGGTGGAGATTGCCGATATGAAGGCCGAGAAGGACGCCGAGGGCAAGGACGCCGAGGGCGCCGTCATGGCCTCGGACGCCTTCTTCCCGTTCCCGGACGGCATCGAGAAGGCCGCCGAGGCCGGCATCGAGGCGGTCATCCAGCCCGGCGGCTCGAAGAACGACGATATCGTCACCGAGGCCGCCGACGAACACGACATCGCGATGGTCATGACCGGCCAGCGCGCTTTCAGGCACGATTGA